The proteins below are encoded in one region of Tamandua tetradactyla isolate mTamTet1 chromosome 9, mTamTet1.pri, whole genome shotgun sequence:
- the ASCL2 gene encoding achaete-scute homolog 2, protein MDRGALLRPAPGDPGGCPLRRRSASPELLRCSRRRRPGAVESGRGAAAVAQRNERERNRVKLVNLGFQALRQHVPHGGASKKLSKVETLRSAVEYIRALQRLLAEHDAMRAALAGGLLAPPARSPAPRPPTGTPAAAAAATSPSCASSSPGRGGSSEPGSPRSAYSSEDSGCEGAPSPNERELLDFASWLGGY, encoded by the coding sequence ATGGACCGCGGCGCGCTGCTCCGGCCCGCGCCGGGCGACCCCGGCGGCTGCCCTCTGCGGCGGAGGTCCGCGTCCCCGGAGCTGTTGCGGTGCagccggcggcggcggccgggGGCGGTGGAGAGCGGACGCGGCGCGGCGGCCGTGGCGCAGCGCAACGAACGAGAGCGCAACCGCGTGAAGCTGGTAAACTTGGGCTTCCAGGCGCTGCGGCAGCACGTGCCGCACGGCGGCGCCAGCAAGAAGCTGAGCAAGGTGGAGACGCTGCGCTCGGCGGTGGAGTATATCCGCGCGCTGCAGCGCCTGCTGGCCGAGCACGACGCCATGCGCGCCGCCCTGGCCGGGGGGCTGCTGGCACCGCCCGCGCGCTCCCCCGCACCCCGCCCGCCAACCGGGACCCCAGCCGCCGCGGCCGCCGCCACCTCGCCCTCCTGCGCCTCGTCGTCCCCGGGCCGCGGGGGCAGCTCGGAGCCCGGCTCCCCGCGCTCCGCCTACTCGTCGGAGGACAGCGGCTGCGAGGGCGCGCCGAGCCCCAACGAGCGGGAGCTGCTAGACTTCGCCAGCTGGCTGGGGGGCTACTGA